One Lasioglossum baleicum chromosome 6, iyLasBale1, whole genome shotgun sequence genomic window carries:
- the LOC143209471 gene encoding G-protein coupled receptor moody isoform X2, which produces MNLSISDLMFCCFNLPLATSTFWHSSWPHGALLCRLFPLLRYGLVAVSLFTILSITINRYVMIGHPRLYPTFYKQKYIVPMVIGIWIVAFGILVVTWFESWGRFGLDTAIGSCSILPDVHGHSPKEFLFVVAFLIPCVAIVVCYARIFYIVRKTAWKRRKRNLTANADVKDVKREDRSVSPRMQEEELSVLGSSCTAGSVICSNFSSKRMIMTPSRLDCSRTPSRSAIGGSLSELQTSSDQDPTKEEDEEEEEEEEEQGKEEEEEEADRLVNKMATKGTIESRRKSVEPSTPGIFEVSDKMNPGFDVKTDDIPYVDERDDQDETEDVFSRNDCAMMNESAATANGSANARNKLERMASRASFIIESALWVQRLNSKVATENDRLRSSTPEQSVKRSTIARKGSRFPSMANLRKTESPPRMCNKDKKLLKMILVIFSSFLVCYLPITVTKTFKNAIDWRGLNIAGYILIYLTTCINPVVYVVMSSEYRSAYKNVLLCRNDVGARNAARKP; this is translated from the exons ATGAATCTATCGATCTCGGATTTGATGTTTTGCTGCTTCAATCTACCCCTCGCCACGTCGACATTTTGGCATAGTTCTTGGCCACATGGAGCATTATTATGTCGTCTGTTTCCTTTGCTGAGGTATGGTCTGGTCGCAGTCAGTCTGTTCACGATTCTTTCGATCACGATCAATCGTTACGTGATGATAGGCCATCCTAGACTGTATCCTAC ATTTTATAAACAGAAGTACATAGTACCAATGGTAATTGGTATCTGGATCGTCGCGTTTGGTATCCTCGTTGTTACGTGGTTCGAAAGCTGGGGACGGTTCGGATTGGATACCGCCATTGGATCCTGTTCGATACTTCCAGATGTTCACGGTCATAGTCCCAAAGAGTTCCTCTTTGTCGTTGCTTTCTTAATCCCTTGCGTCGCCATCGTCGTTTGCTATGCCAGGATTTTCTATATCGTTCGGAAAACGGCCTGGAAGAGGAGGAAACGGAACCTGACTGCGAATGCCGACGTCAAGGATGTGAAGCGTGAG GATCGGTCAGTGTCCCCAAGGATGCAAGAGGAAGAGCTATCGGTCTTGGGTTCGAGTTGCACAGCGGGAAGCGTGATTTGctcaaatttctcttcaaagCGGATGATTATGACGCCTAGTCGGCTGGATTGTTCGCGGACTCCTTCGAGATCGGCGATCGGAGGGTCCCTGTCGGAATTGCAAACTTCCTCAGACCAGGATCCAACAAaggaagaagacgaagaggaggaggaggaggaggaggaacagggaaaagaagaagaagaagaagaggcagACAGGTTAGTGAACAAAATGGCTACGAAAGGGACAATCGAATCCAGGAGAAAATCCGTCGAACCGTCGACTCCTGGAATCTTCGAGGTCTCTGATAAAATGAACCCCGGATTCGACGTAAAAACAGATGATATACCGTACGTCGACGAGCGGGACGACCAGGATGAAACGGAGGACGTGTTCTCGCGCAACGATTGTGCCATGATGAACGAATCGGCGGCGACGGCGAATGGTTCCGCGAACGCTCGAAATAAATTGGAAAGAATGGCGAGCAGGGCTTCGTTCATCATCGAGTCCGCTCTGTGGGTTCAACGATTGAACTCGAAAGTCGCCACGGAGAACGACCGGCTACGATCGAGCACGCCGGAACAATCCGTCAAGAGATCGACGATCGCCAGGAAAGGATCGAGGTTCCCGAGTATGGCGAACTTGAGGAAGACTGAGAGTCCTCCGCGGATGTGCAACAAGGACAAGAAGCTGCTGAAGATGATCCTGGTGATATTCTCGTCGTTCCTTGTCTGTTACTTGCCGATCACCGTCACGAAGACGTTCAAGAACGCGATTGATTGGAGGGGACTCAATATCGCCGGATACATACTGATTTATCTGACCACTTGTATCAATCCTGTGGTGTACGTGGTGATGAGCTCCGAGTACAGAAGTGCCTACAAAAACGTGTTACTTTGCAGAAACGACGTCGGCGCGAGGAACGCAGCCAGAAAACCCTGA
- the LOC143209471 gene encoding G-protein coupled receptor moody isoform X1, with amino-acid sequence MEYWMASNDTGHNGRAEALEKVLQDPGSVVLFDGYPRWLLHFAAGCCVLFMLVGIPGNLFTIIALLRTRKLRNATAIFIMNLSISDLMFCCFNLPLATSTFWHSSWPHGALLCRLFPLLRYGLVAVSLFTILSITINRYVMIGHPRLYPTFYKQKYIVPMVIGIWIVAFGILVVTWFESWGRFGLDTAIGSCSILPDVHGHSPKEFLFVVAFLIPCVAIVVCYARIFYIVRKTAWKRRKRNLTANADVKDVKREDRSVSPRMQEEELSVLGSSCTAGSVICSNFSSKRMIMTPSRLDCSRTPSRSAIGGSLSELQTSSDQDPTKEEDEEEEEEEEEQGKEEEEEEADRLVNKMATKGTIESRRKSVEPSTPGIFEVSDKMNPGFDVKTDDIPYVDERDDQDETEDVFSRNDCAMMNESAATANGSANARNKLERMASRASFIIESALWVQRLNSKVATENDRLRSSTPEQSVKRSTIARKGSRFPSMANLRKTESPPRMCNKDKKLLKMILVIFSSFLVCYLPITVTKTFKNAIDWRGLNIAGYILIYLTTCINPVVYVVMSSEYRSAYKNVLLCRNDVGARNAARKP; translated from the exons ATGGAGTACTGGATGGCGAGCAACGATACCGGTCACAATGGCAGAGCAGAGGCCCTCGAGAAGGTCCTACAGGATCCAGGATCGGTAGTCCTTTTCGACGGGTATCCGCGATGGCTGTTACATTTCGCCGCCGGGTGTTGTGTGCTTTTCATGCTCGTCGGGATACCAGGCAACCTTTTCACCATTATCGCTCTTCTACGTACCCGAAAG CTGAGGAATGCCACTGCGATCTTCATCATGAATCTATCGATCTCGGATTTGATGTTTTGCTGCTTCAATCTACCCCTCGCCACGTCGACATTTTGGCATAGTTCTTGGCCACATGGAGCATTATTATGTCGTCTGTTTCCTTTGCTGAGGTATGGTCTGGTCGCAGTCAGTCTGTTCACGATTCTTTCGATCACGATCAATCGTTACGTGATGATAGGCCATCCTAGACTGTATCCTAC ATTTTATAAACAGAAGTACATAGTACCAATGGTAATTGGTATCTGGATCGTCGCGTTTGGTATCCTCGTTGTTACGTGGTTCGAAAGCTGGGGACGGTTCGGATTGGATACCGCCATTGGATCCTGTTCGATACTTCCAGATGTTCACGGTCATAGTCCCAAAGAGTTCCTCTTTGTCGTTGCTTTCTTAATCCCTTGCGTCGCCATCGTCGTTTGCTATGCCAGGATTTTCTATATCGTTCGGAAAACGGCCTGGAAGAGGAGGAAACGGAACCTGACTGCGAATGCCGACGTCAAGGATGTGAAGCGTGAG GATCGGTCAGTGTCCCCAAGGATGCAAGAGGAAGAGCTATCGGTCTTGGGTTCGAGTTGCACAGCGGGAAGCGTGATTTGctcaaatttctcttcaaagCGGATGATTATGACGCCTAGTCGGCTGGATTGTTCGCGGACTCCTTCGAGATCGGCGATCGGAGGGTCCCTGTCGGAATTGCAAACTTCCTCAGACCAGGATCCAACAAaggaagaagacgaagaggaggaggaggaggaggaggaacagggaaaagaagaagaagaagaagaggcagACAGGTTAGTGAACAAAATGGCTACGAAAGGGACAATCGAATCCAGGAGAAAATCCGTCGAACCGTCGACTCCTGGAATCTTCGAGGTCTCTGATAAAATGAACCCCGGATTCGACGTAAAAACAGATGATATACCGTACGTCGACGAGCGGGACGACCAGGATGAAACGGAGGACGTGTTCTCGCGCAACGATTGTGCCATGATGAACGAATCGGCGGCGACGGCGAATGGTTCCGCGAACGCTCGAAATAAATTGGAAAGAATGGCGAGCAGGGCTTCGTTCATCATCGAGTCCGCTCTGTGGGTTCAACGATTGAACTCGAAAGTCGCCACGGAGAACGACCGGCTACGATCGAGCACGCCGGAACAATCCGTCAAGAGATCGACGATCGCCAGGAAAGGATCGAGGTTCCCGAGTATGGCGAACTTGAGGAAGACTGAGAGTCCTCCGCGGATGTGCAACAAGGACAAGAAGCTGCTGAAGATGATCCTGGTGATATTCTCGTCGTTCCTTGTCTGTTACTTGCCGATCACCGTCACGAAGACGTTCAAGAACGCGATTGATTGGAGGGGACTCAATATCGCCGGATACATACTGATTTATCTGACCACTTGTATCAATCCTGTGGTGTACGTGGTGATGAGCTCCGAGTACAGAAGTGCCTACAAAAACGTGTTACTTTGCAGAAACGACGTCGGCGCGAGGAACGCAGCCAGAAAACCCTGA